The Myxocyprinus asiaticus isolate MX2 ecotype Aquarium Trade chromosome 39, UBuf_Myxa_2, whole genome shotgun sequence genome window below encodes:
- the LOC127430185 gene encoding uncharacterized protein LOC127430185 — MTSSSNPRFRLMIGWCCLMSAALIIMTAFLATKTSCHKELNTNKTIIGYKEHSSKENDTPHADRITGSLLGQSFKDYIRLIREERSWICSHIPLCESSSLSLKDNTVEITTSGLYYIHAQVDFRKPSQANNQVMKKPGTITLVRNDQIEGAKQLRKLSEVTRYEAGSASIIRMVQLEKGDTISLDIQESSMVLSTEDSNTYWEIILLSHL, encoded by the exons ATGACCAGCTCGAGTAACCCCAGGTTCCGCCTCATGATTGGCTGGTGCTGCCTGATGTCTGCAGCTCTTATTATAATGACTGCATTTCTTGCTACAAAGACCAGTTGCCACAAAGAG CTCAATACAAACAAGACAATAATCGGATACAAAGAGCACAGTTCAAAag AAAACGACACCCCTCATGCAGACAGAATTACGG gttCCTTACTTGGTCAGTCTTTTAAAGACTATATACGTCTAATCAGAG AAGAAAGATCCTGGATTTGCAGCCACATCCCTCTGTGTGAGAGCAGCTCGCTCTCCCTGAAAGATAACACTGTAGAAATTACAACCAGTGGTTTGTACTACATCCATGCCCAAGTTGACTTCAGGAAACCCAGTCAGGCAAACAATCAAGTAATGAAGAAGCCTGGGACTATAACTCTTGTCAGAAATGACCAAATAGAGGGAGCCAAACAGCTGAGAAAGCTTAGTGAGGTCACACGCTATGAAGCAGGATCTGCGTCAATAATCCGAATGGTGCAGCTCGAGAAGGGAGATACCATCAGTCTGGATATACAGGAATCATCTATGGTCCTATCAACAGAGGATTCAAATACTTACTGGGAAATTATCTTGCTTTCACACCTATAG